From one Triticum urartu cultivar G1812 chromosome 3, Tu2.1, whole genome shotgun sequence genomic stretch:
- the LOC125542836 gene encoding protein BREAST CANCER SUSCEPTIBILITY 2 homolog B-like isoform X3, producing MPGRWRVWGQPDGRLVWIPAPEPDAPPPPAAAPPLPPPLPLGRGAGIAADPSEDALAKGRGAADGCRVESMADLLVQARNTLLEGDGMSGATVDAGEGQLFCTGSGRSVSVSERAIRRARALVGEEVEKAGNKRKQPFDDVPGAEGESREMDAPFRGGVHNTTVPPVFQTGSGKAVLLGKDSIQKARAILGEQPFDHVPDAEGESSEMDAPFRGGVYNTTMPPVFQTGSGKAVLLGKDSIQKARVLLEGVDSAAGAVQPMFRTGMGKPVPVSRTSIDKARAVLEGQTVAEKGVDGMEQFPLFQTGSGRVVSVSAASVQKAKSVLKDNNTSEENTESFGRPNQPMMFQTGSGRSAMISERSIERSRAVANEGDAEKSGHWDTDCQFPMFQTGLGKPVAVSWSSVQKAKAVLEEENIKTTGRGGSSDCATTLQTETPTSVLMSSSLIMNSRSVTPKEDSAMQVTRTEKNHKDDDHVPLFQTGLGRSIAISKSSLKRASAVLEPRNIAKELEDEAHLDGAHDTPVFRTGLGRSILASENSIKELPILEAEEAVKSVNNYKGETFVEDATFQAGIQKFVPQNGISSHKASMLLEQRNFMEKGYEDSGSQLPMFRTGSGKSVLISESSVQKARAVLEEEGKINRNNHKLLNMDKKIPVFASPLKTSCARTVNISSVGVSRAATLLGLEENTLSTQFFGHVGDKLATRINFEQENPEQRLGIASYPTENQVHKEPHWPFELSNNTVSDSGEHSIRFSTAGGRSMAISSDALERAKSLLGESDLVVSTNNLVGYPLGSACNDKMQNSTVAPKEGGSDLSKRRRVSGRTELATFSHQAMSDRKHTGSFGNAVSDIHPTSENTNTFHVGSRSTSEIPKIMKPSSRCLSETDNANDPKDKTRQLHMPAGALVDISNFMGAHSGNIDHVVNEKRRIGGRNSTSSFKRPRSSRFITPISTNKQSSAGVLKLPPTQITSCRTKLSASYPFQHKRKTWKEYFGGPPCFNCLTERTTAEVKLMDAKGAGKYKFHNMNTGAEEFQKLLIACGASLTYATKEWVNNHYKWIVWKLASLERSYPTKAAGKFLTVANVLDELKYRYDREVNNGHRSAIKKILEGNALPSLMMVLCISAIYSHPDVNKLEAVGTDGNENSIDNKSLLAAKRNMPAHIELTDGWYALETSLDVALSEQLQKRKLFIGQKLRIWGASLCGWTGPVSFHEASGTVKLTVHVNGSYRARWDDPLGFCKHVGPPLAFKCIKASGGRVPRTLVGVARIYPILYKERLPDGCSIVRSERMERKALQLYHQRVSKIAEDIMSEQDENCASTDDSEEGAKICKMLEQAAEPEVMMAGLTSEQIISFSSYQAKQKEARQNEVAKKVENALEVAGLSSRDVTPFLKVRVTSLAHKISATKTINKEGLITIWNPTEKQKADLVEGQVYIATGLLPSAHCTNILYLHARGSSTVWKPLASAQAADFQPFFTPRKAVELSLIGEVPLASEFDIAGVVLHVGDVYLCSNQKRQWLFLTDGSKFISASQSTVQDDCLLAVSFSCSSASDDGAFFSYALSGNTVGFSNLVKRQKDQTRRIWVAEATQSSTYTLSHEISKKSHLKEAATCAEKWASSSFDKIQQLKEKVLCIIGDSGG from the exons ATGCCCGGGAGGTGGCGGGTCTGGGGCCAGCCCGACGGCCGCCTCGTCTGGATCCCCGCCCCCGAGCccgacgcgccgccgccgcctgccgcggctccgcctcttcctcctcccctgCCGCTGGGGCGCGGTGCGGGGATAGCCGCGGATCCATCCGAGGACGCGCTGGCGAAAG GCCGGGGCGCTGCCGACGGATGCCGCGTCGAGTCCATGGCCGACCTCCTCGTGCAAG CTCGGAACACGCTGCTCGAAGGTGACGGGATGTCCGGAGCAACTGTCGATGCAGGAGAGGGTCAGCTGTTCTGCACTGGATCAGGGAGGTCAGTGTCTGTCAGCGAGAGGGCTATAAGGAGGGCCAGGGCGTTGGTCGGGGAGGAGGTGGAGAAGGCTGGTAACAAGAGAA AGCAACCGTTTGACGACGTACCTGGTGCAGAGGGCGAATCGAGAGAAATGGACGCCCCATTTAGAG GTGGAGTGCATAACACTACCGTGCCCCCAGTGTTCCAAACTGGATCCGGAAAAGCAGTTTTGCTGGGCAAGGACTCGATCCAGAAGGCAAGAGCTATTTTAGGAG AGCAACCGTTTGACCATGTACCTGATGCAGAGGGCGAATCGAGTGAAATGGACGCCCCATTTAGAG GTGGAGTGTATAACACTACCATGCCCCCAGTGTTCCAAACTGGATCAGGAAAAGCTGTCTTACTGGGCAAGGACTCAATCCAGAAGGCAAGAGTTCTTTTAGAAG GTGTTGATAGTGCTGCTGGTGCCGTACAACCAATGTTCCGTACTGGAATGGGTAAGCCGGTTCCTGTGAGCCGGACCTCTATTGATAAGGCAAGAGCTGTTTTGGAGGGACAAACAGTTGCAGAAAAAG GTGTGGATGGCATGGAACAGTTTCCATTGTTCCAAACTGGTTCAGGACGAGTTGTCTCAGTCAGTGCGGCATCTGTTCAGAAAGCTAAGTCTGTTTTGAAGGATAATAATACAAGCGAGG AAAATACAGAGAGTTTTGGTAGGCCTAACCAGCCTATGATGTTCCAAACTGGTTCAGGAAGATCAGCCATGATCAGCGAAAGATCCATTGAGAGATCTAGAGCTGTGGCGAATGAGGGAGATGCGGAAAAGAGCG GACATTGGGATACTGATTGCCAGTTCCCAATGTTCCAAACAGGATTAGGGAAGCCTGTTGCTGTGAGCTGGAGCTCAGTCCAGAAAGCAAAGGCAGTATTGGAGGAAGAAAATATTAAAACAACTG GACGTGGAGGTAGCAGTGATTGTGCCACAACTCTTCAGACTGAAACGCCAACATCTGTTTTGATGAGTAGCAGTTTGATCATGAATAGTAGAAGTGTTACACCGAAGGAAGATAGTGCAATGCAAG TCACTCGAACAGAGAAAAATCACAAGGATGATGACCACGTGCCGTTGTTTCAAACTGGGTTAGGGAGGTCAATTGCTATAAGTAAGAGCTCACTTAAGAGGGCATCTGCAGTTCTGGAGCCAAGGAATATTGCAAAGGAATTGGAAG ATGAAGCTCATTTAGATGGTGCCCATGACACTCCAGTGTTCAGAACTGGATTAGGAAGGTCTATCTTAGCAAGTGAGAACTCTATAAAGGAATTGCCTATCTTAGAGGCTGAAGAAGCAGTAAAAAGTG TAAACAATTACAAAGGGGAAACCTTTGTTGAAGACGCAACGTTCCAAGCTGGAATACAAAAGTTTGTACCCCAAAATGGAATTTCAAGCCATAAGGCCAGTATGCTTTTGGAGCAACGAAACTTCATGGAGAAAG GATACGAAGACTCTGGAAGTCAACTGCCAATGTTTCGAACCGGATCTGGAAAGTCGGTCTTGATTAGTGAAAGCTCAGTGCAGAAAGCAAGGGCTGTTCTGGAGGAAGAAGGCAAAATAAACAGAA ATAATCATAAGCTCCTTAACATGGACAAAAAAATTCCTGTGTTTGCGTCACCTCTCAAGACAAGCTGTGCAAGAACAGTAAATATATCTTCAGTTGGCGTGTCTCGAGCTGCTACTTTGTTGGGCTTGGAGGAGAATACcctttcaacacaattttttgGACATGTGGGGGATAAGCTGGCCACAAGAATAAATTTTGAGCAGGAAAATCCAGAACAGAGGCTTGGTATTGCATCTTATCCAACAGAAAACCAAGTGCACAAGGAACCACACTGGCCATTTGAGCTTTCTAATAACACAGTTTCTGATTCTGGTGAGCATTCTATCAGATTCAGTACCGCCGGAGGCAGATCAATGGCTATTTCTAGTGATGCACTTGAACGCGCAAAAAGCCTTCTGGGTGAATCAGATCTCGTGGTTTCAACAAATAATTTAGTAGGCTACCCTTTGGGATCTGCTTGTAATGATAAGATGCAAAATTCAACTGTTGCGCCAAAAGAAGGTGGATCTGATTTATCTAAAAGAAGAAGGGTCAGTGGAAGAACCGAACTTGCAACATTTTCCCACCAGGCAATGTCTGATAGGAAGCACACTGGATCCTTTGGAAATGCTGTATCTGATATCCATCCAACTAGTGAAAACACCAATACGTTTCATGTTGGGAGTCGTTCAACCAGTGAAATTCCAAAGATCATGAAGCCTTCTTCCAGGTGTTTATCTGAAACTGACAACGCAAATGACCCTAAAGATAAGACCCGGCAACTCCATATGCCAGCTGGAGCGTTGGTTGACATCAGTAACTTCATGGGTGCACATTCTGGAAATATTGACCATGTTGTTAATGAGAAGAGAAGAATTGGGGGAAGAAACTCCACATCTTCCTTTAAACGGCCCCGCTCTTCCAG GTTCATCACGCCTATAAGCACCAACAAACAGTCCTCTGCTG GAGTACTCAAACTACCACCAACTCAGATCACTTCCTGTCGAACAAAGCTGTCTGCATCTTATCCTTTTCAACATAAAAGGAAGACTTGGAAAGAGTATTTTGGTGGTCCTCCCTGCTTCAATTGTTTG ACGGAACGTACAACAGCTGAAGTGAAGCTCATGGATGCAAAAGGAGCAGGGAAGTACAAGTTTCACAATATGAATACTGGTGCAGAAGAATTTCAGAAGTTGCTGATTGCCTGTGGGGCTTCATTGACATATGCAACTAAAGA ATGGGTGAACAATCACTATAAATGGATCGTATGGAAACTTGCTTCACTTGAGAGGAGCTATCCAACTAAAGCTGCTGGCAAATTCTTGACAGTTGCTAATGTTTTAGACGAGCTGAAGTATAG GTATGACAGAGAAGTGAACAATGGCCATCGATCAGCCATAAAGAAAATTTTAGAAGGAAATGCTTTGCCATCTTTGATGATGGTGCTGTGCATTTCAGCTATTTATTCCCATCCTGATGTAAATAAGTTAGAGGCTGTCGGGACAGATGGAAATGAAAACAGTATCGACAATAAAAGCTTGTTAGCTGCTAAAAGAAACATGCCTGCACACATTGAATTAACTGATGGATG GTATGCACTAGAAACGTCATTAGACGTGGCACTTTCAGAACAACTACAGAAAAGAAAGCTTTTTATAGGACAAAAGCTTCGG ATATGGGGAGCTTCTTTGTGTGGTTGGACTGGGCCTGTGTCATTTCATGAG GCATCTGGCACCGTCAAATTGACGGTCCATGTGAATGGCAGTTATCGTGCAAGATGGGATGATCCTTTGGGATTCT GCAAGCATGTTGGACCCCCACTGGCGTTCAAGTGCATAAAAGCTTCTGGTGGCCGAGTCCCTAGGACACTGGTAGGAGTTGCAAGAATATATCCTATTTTGTACAAGGAGAG GTTGCCTGATGGTTGTTCTATTGTGAGATCTGAAAGGATGGAAAGAAAGGCGCTACAACTGTATCACCAGAG AGTATCTAAGATCGCAGAAGACATTATGTCTGAACAAGATGAAAACTGTGCCAGCACTGATGACAGCGAGGAAGGGGCGAAAATTTGCAAAATGCTAGAGCAGGCGGCTGAGCCTGAAGTTATGATGGCTGGCCTGACCTCAGAGCAGATAATATCTTTCTCATCTTATCAAGCAAAGCAAAAG GAAGCTAGGCAAAACGAAGTAGCTAAGAAGGTCGAAAATGCTCTGGAAGTTGCTGGCCTTAGTTCAAGAGATGTTACGCCATTTTTGAAAGTGAGGGTGACGAGCCTTGCTCACAAAATCTCTGCTACAAAAACCATCAACAAGGAAGGGCTAATAACAATTTGGAACCCTACTGAGAAGCAA AAAGCCGACCTGGTGGAGGGACAAGTTTACATCGCCACAGGATTGCTGCCTTCTGCCCACTGTACTAACATTCTTTACTTGCATGCTAGAGGATCATCTACAGTGTGGAAGCCATTAGCATCGGCACAGGCTGCAGATTTTCA ACCATTTTTTACCCCACGTAAGGCGGTTGAGCTGTCATTGATTGGTGAGGTACCACTTGCAAG TGAATTTGACATTGCAGGTGTTGTTTTGCATGTCGGCGATGTTTACTTATGCAGCAACCAGAAAAGGCAGTGGCTCTTTTTGACAGATGGATCTAAATTTATCTCGGCATCGCAGTCCACAGTGCAAGATGATTGTCTTCTAGCAGTTAGCTTTTCTTGCTCATCTGCCAGCGATGATGGTGCCTTTTTCAGTTATGCCCTTTCTGGAAATACA GTTGGTTTCAGTAACTTGGTCAAGCGACAGAAGGACCAGACAAGGCGCATATGGGTAGCCGAGGCAACACAGAGCTCTACATACACTCTTTCCCATGAGATATCAAAAAAATCGCATCTTAAGGAAGCTGCAACATGTGCTGAGAAATGGGCTTCAAGTTCTTTTGAT AAAATCCAGCAGCTAAAGGAAAAGGTTTTATGCATAATTGGTGATAGCGGTGGCTGA
- the LOC125542836 gene encoding protein BREAST CANCER SUSCEPTIBILITY 2 homolog A-like isoform X12, whose translation MPGRWRVWGQPDGRLVWIPAPEPDAPPPPAAAPPLPPPLPLGRGAGIAADPSEDALAKGRGAADGCRVESMADLLVQARNTLLEGDGMSGATVDAGEGQLFCTGSGRSVSVSERAIRRARALVGEEVEKAGNKRKQPFDDVPGAEGESREMDAPFRGGVHNTTVPPVFQTGSGKAVLLGKDSIQKARAILGEQPFDHVPDAEGESSEMDAPFRGGVYNTTMPPVFQTGSGKAVLLGKDSIQKARVLLEGVDSAAGAVQPMFRTGMGKPVPVSRTSIDKARAVLEGQTVAEKGVDGMEQFPLFQTGSGRVVSVSAASVQKAKSVLKDNNTSEENTESFGRPNQPMMFQTGSGRSAMISERSIERSRAVANEGDAEKSGHWDTDCQFPMFQTGLGKPVAVSWSSVQKAKAVLEEENIKTTGRGGSSDCATTLQTETPTSVLMSSSLIMNSRSVTPKEDSAMQVTRTEKNHKDDDHVPLFQTGLGRSIAISKSSLKRASAVLEPRNIAKELEDEAHLDGAHDTPVFRTGLGRSILASENSIKELPILEAEEAVKSDNHKLLNMDKKIPVFASPLKTSCARTVNISSVGVSRAATLLGLEENTLSTQFFGHVGDKLATRINFEQENPEQRLGIASYPTENQVHKEPHWPFELSNNTVSDSGEHSIRFSTAGGRSMAISSDALERAKSLLGESDLVVSTNNLVGYPLGSACNDKMQNSTVAPKEGGSDLSKRRRVSGRTELATFSHQAMSDRKHTGSFGNAVSDIHPTSENTNTFHVGSRSTSEIPKIMKPSSRCLSETDNANDPKDKTRQLHMPAGALVDISNFMGAHSGNIDHVVNEKRRIGGRNSTSSFKRPRSSRFITPISTNKQSSAGVLKLPPTQITSCRTKLSASYPFQHKRKTWKEYFGGPPCFNCLTERTTAEVKLMDAKGAGKYKFHNMNTGAEEFQKLLIACGASLTYATKEWVNNHYKWIVWKLASLERSYPTKAAGKFLTVANVLDELKYRYDREVNNGHRSAIKKILEGNALPSLMMVLCISAIYSHPDVNKLEAVGTDGNENSIDNKSLLAAKRNMPAHIELTDGWYALETSLDVALSEQLQKRKLFIGQKLRIWGASLCGWTGPVSFHEASGTVKLTVHVNGSYRARWDDPLGFCKHVGPPLAFKCIKASGGRVPRTLVGVARIYPILYKERLPDGCSIVRSERMERKALQLYHQRVSKIAEDIMSEQDENCASTDDSEEGAKICKMLEQAAEPEVMMAGLTSEQIISFSSYQAKQKEARQNEVAKKVENALEVAGLSSRDVTPFLKVRVTSLAHKISATKTINKEGLITIWNPTEKQKADLVEGQVYIATGLLPSAHCTNILYLHARGSSTVWKPLASAQAADFQPFFTPRKAVELSLIGEVPLASLSCSEFDIAGVVLHVGDVYLCSNQKRQWLFLTDGSKFISASQSTVQDDCLLAVSFSCSSASDDGAFFSYALSGNTVGFSNLVKRQKDQTRRIWVAEATQSSTYTLSHEISKKSHLKEAATCAEKWASSSFDKIQQLKEKVLCIIGDSGG comes from the exons ATGCCCGGGAGGTGGCGGGTCTGGGGCCAGCCCGACGGCCGCCTCGTCTGGATCCCCGCCCCCGAGCccgacgcgccgccgccgcctgccgcggctccgcctcttcctcctcccctgCCGCTGGGGCGCGGTGCGGGGATAGCCGCGGATCCATCCGAGGACGCGCTGGCGAAAG GCCGGGGCGCTGCCGACGGATGCCGCGTCGAGTCCATGGCCGACCTCCTCGTGCAAG CTCGGAACACGCTGCTCGAAGGTGACGGGATGTCCGGAGCAACTGTCGATGCAGGAGAGGGTCAGCTGTTCTGCACTGGATCAGGGAGGTCAGTGTCTGTCAGCGAGAGGGCTATAAGGAGGGCCAGGGCGTTGGTCGGGGAGGAGGTGGAGAAGGCTGGTAACAAGAGAA AGCAACCGTTTGACGACGTACCTGGTGCAGAGGGCGAATCGAGAGAAATGGACGCCCCATTTAGAG GTGGAGTGCATAACACTACCGTGCCCCCAGTGTTCCAAACTGGATCCGGAAAAGCAGTTTTGCTGGGCAAGGACTCGATCCAGAAGGCAAGAGCTATTTTAGGAG AGCAACCGTTTGACCATGTACCTGATGCAGAGGGCGAATCGAGTGAAATGGACGCCCCATTTAGAG GTGGAGTGTATAACACTACCATGCCCCCAGTGTTCCAAACTGGATCAGGAAAAGCTGTCTTACTGGGCAAGGACTCAATCCAGAAGGCAAGAGTTCTTTTAGAAG GTGTTGATAGTGCTGCTGGTGCCGTACAACCAATGTTCCGTACTGGAATGGGTAAGCCGGTTCCTGTGAGCCGGACCTCTATTGATAAGGCAAGAGCTGTTTTGGAGGGACAAACAGTTGCAGAAAAAG GTGTGGATGGCATGGAACAGTTTCCATTGTTCCAAACTGGTTCAGGACGAGTTGTCTCAGTCAGTGCGGCATCTGTTCAGAAAGCTAAGTCTGTTTTGAAGGATAATAATACAAGCGAGG AAAATACAGAGAGTTTTGGTAGGCCTAACCAGCCTATGATGTTCCAAACTGGTTCAGGAAGATCAGCCATGATCAGCGAAAGATCCATTGAGAGATCTAGAGCTGTGGCGAATGAGGGAGATGCGGAAAAGAGCG GACATTGGGATACTGATTGCCAGTTCCCAATGTTCCAAACAGGATTAGGGAAGCCTGTTGCTGTGAGCTGGAGCTCAGTCCAGAAAGCAAAGGCAGTATTGGAGGAAGAAAATATTAAAACAACTG GACGTGGAGGTAGCAGTGATTGTGCCACAACTCTTCAGACTGAAACGCCAACATCTGTTTTGATGAGTAGCAGTTTGATCATGAATAGTAGAAGTGTTACACCGAAGGAAGATAGTGCAATGCAAG TCACTCGAACAGAGAAAAATCACAAGGATGATGACCACGTGCCGTTGTTTCAAACTGGGTTAGGGAGGTCAATTGCTATAAGTAAGAGCTCACTTAAGAGGGCATCTGCAGTTCTGGAGCCAAGGAATATTGCAAAGGAATTGGAAG ATGAAGCTCATTTAGATGGTGCCCATGACACTCCAGTGTTCAGAACTGGATTAGGAAGGTCTATCTTAGCAAGTGAGAACTCTATAAAGGAATTGCCTATCTTAGAGGCTGAAGAAGCAGTAAAAAGTG ATAATCATAAGCTCCTTAACATGGACAAAAAAATTCCTGTGTTTGCGTCACCTCTCAAGACAAGCTGTGCAAGAACAGTAAATATATCTTCAGTTGGCGTGTCTCGAGCTGCTACTTTGTTGGGCTTGGAGGAGAATACcctttcaacacaattttttgGACATGTGGGGGATAAGCTGGCCACAAGAATAAATTTTGAGCAGGAAAATCCAGAACAGAGGCTTGGTATTGCATCTTATCCAACAGAAAACCAAGTGCACAAGGAACCACACTGGCCATTTGAGCTTTCTAATAACACAGTTTCTGATTCTGGTGAGCATTCTATCAGATTCAGTACCGCCGGAGGCAGATCAATGGCTATTTCTAGTGATGCACTTGAACGCGCAAAAAGCCTTCTGGGTGAATCAGATCTCGTGGTTTCAACAAATAATTTAGTAGGCTACCCTTTGGGATCTGCTTGTAATGATAAGATGCAAAATTCAACTGTTGCGCCAAAAGAAGGTGGATCTGATTTATCTAAAAGAAGAAGGGTCAGTGGAAGAACCGAACTTGCAACATTTTCCCACCAGGCAATGTCTGATAGGAAGCACACTGGATCCTTTGGAAATGCTGTATCTGATATCCATCCAACTAGTGAAAACACCAATACGTTTCATGTTGGGAGTCGTTCAACCAGTGAAATTCCAAAGATCATGAAGCCTTCTTCCAGGTGTTTATCTGAAACTGACAACGCAAATGACCCTAAAGATAAGACCCGGCAACTCCATATGCCAGCTGGAGCGTTGGTTGACATCAGTAACTTCATGGGTGCACATTCTGGAAATATTGACCATGTTGTTAATGAGAAGAGAAGAATTGGGGGAAGAAACTCCACATCTTCCTTTAAACGGCCCCGCTCTTCCAG GTTCATCACGCCTATAAGCACCAACAAACAGTCCTCTGCTG GAGTACTCAAACTACCACCAACTCAGATCACTTCCTGTCGAACAAAGCTGTCTGCATCTTATCCTTTTCAACATAAAAGGAAGACTTGGAAAGAGTATTTTGGTGGTCCTCCCTGCTTCAATTGTTTG ACGGAACGTACAACAGCTGAAGTGAAGCTCATGGATGCAAAAGGAGCAGGGAAGTACAAGTTTCACAATATGAATACTGGTGCAGAAGAATTTCAGAAGTTGCTGATTGCCTGTGGGGCTTCATTGACATATGCAACTAAAGA ATGGGTGAACAATCACTATAAATGGATCGTATGGAAACTTGCTTCACTTGAGAGGAGCTATCCAACTAAAGCTGCTGGCAAATTCTTGACAGTTGCTAATGTTTTAGACGAGCTGAAGTATAG GTATGACAGAGAAGTGAACAATGGCCATCGATCAGCCATAAAGAAAATTTTAGAAGGAAATGCTTTGCCATCTTTGATGATGGTGCTGTGCATTTCAGCTATTTATTCCCATCCTGATGTAAATAAGTTAGAGGCTGTCGGGACAGATGGAAATGAAAACAGTATCGACAATAAAAGCTTGTTAGCTGCTAAAAGAAACATGCCTGCACACATTGAATTAACTGATGGATG GTATGCACTAGAAACGTCATTAGACGTGGCACTTTCAGAACAACTACAGAAAAGAAAGCTTTTTATAGGACAAAAGCTTCGG ATATGGGGAGCTTCTTTGTGTGGTTGGACTGGGCCTGTGTCATTTCATGAG GCATCTGGCACCGTCAAATTGACGGTCCATGTGAATGGCAGTTATCGTGCAAGATGGGATGATCCTTTGGGATTCT GCAAGCATGTTGGACCCCCACTGGCGTTCAAGTGCATAAAAGCTTCTGGTGGCCGAGTCCCTAGGACACTGGTAGGAGTTGCAAGAATATATCCTATTTTGTACAAGGAGAG GTTGCCTGATGGTTGTTCTATTGTGAGATCTGAAAGGATGGAAAGAAAGGCGCTACAACTGTATCACCAGAG AGTATCTAAGATCGCAGAAGACATTATGTCTGAACAAGATGAAAACTGTGCCAGCACTGATGACAGCGAGGAAGGGGCGAAAATTTGCAAAATGCTAGAGCAGGCGGCTGAGCCTGAAGTTATGATGGCTGGCCTGACCTCAGAGCAGATAATATCTTTCTCATCTTATCAAGCAAAGCAAAAG GAAGCTAGGCAAAACGAAGTAGCTAAGAAGGTCGAAAATGCTCTGGAAGTTGCTGGCCTTAGTTCAAGAGATGTTACGCCATTTTTGAAAGTGAGGGTGACGAGCCTTGCTCACAAAATCTCTGCTACAAAAACCATCAACAAGGAAGGGCTAATAACAATTTGGAACCCTACTGAGAAGCAA AAAGCCGACCTGGTGGAGGGACAAGTTTACATCGCCACAGGATTGCTGCCTTCTGCCCACTGTACTAACATTCTTTACTTGCATGCTAGAGGATCATCTACAGTGTGGAAGCCATTAGCATCGGCACAGGCTGCAGATTTTCA ACCATTTTTTACCCCACGTAAGGCGGTTGAGCTGTCATTGATTGGTGAGGTACCACTTGCAAG TCTTTCTTGCAGTGAATTTGACATTGCAGGTGTTGTTTTGCATGTCGGCGATGTTTACTTATGCAGCAACCAGAAAAGGCAGTGGCTCTTTTTGACAGATGGATCTAAATTTATCTCGGCATCGCAGTCCACAGTGCAAGATGATTGTCTTCTAGCAGTTAGCTTTTCTTGCTCATCTGCCAGCGATGATGGTGCCTTTTTCAGTTATGCCCTTTCTGGAAATACA GTTGGTTTCAGTAACTTGGTCAAGCGACAGAAGGACCAGACAAGGCGCATATGGGTAGCCGAGGCAACACAGAGCTCTACATACACTCTTTCCCATGAGATATCAAAAAAATCGCATCTTAAGGAAGCTGCAACATGTGCTGAGAAATGGGCTTCAAGTTCTTTTGAT AAAATCCAGCAGCTAAAGGAAAAGGTTTTATGCATAATTGGTGATAGCGGTGGCTGA